From Astyanax mexicanus isolate ESR-SI-001 chromosome 11, AstMex3_surface, whole genome shotgun sequence, the proteins below share one genomic window:
- the LOC125804898 gene encoding uncharacterized protein LOC125804898, with translation MQWSRASGFRFAMAESSRRCYCSVPACSNSKQRHPYLSFHDFPKDEGLRKSWVRLIRRDEGPFFNILRGSTHVCSLHFDSADIYVSKSGRKRLKPGALPRRFAWNNWGKDQTSRESAFDRARARLGVDVRAENVATQANHTADEANQVSAVDEEDELQPTTDHNYCACSHPSGDSAAERIRELEARVRELESQLQDMSATTLQINRYCSTDEEFRFYTRFTSEKVFLIFWDSVTPSASRLVYWSKAQRVEDVMEIEKPSPNRRLALVDEFFMYCCRVAVGLKEKVLADIFGVSTATVSRVIITWANYLYLVLGSMPIWMSREQVQATMPEKFTRYCSNVRVILDCTEVRCETPSSLTLQSETFSAYKNHTTFKALIGVAPCGVITFVSKLFTGSISDQEITRQSGILTLLEPGDACMADKGFIIDQMLSEVGASLIIPPFKRGTCFSKEETEKTQAIARLRILVERAIRRVKEYHIWDTTIPLTLSGSVNQLWTNCCLMTNYQGPLEKKSNLPV, from the exons ATGCAGTGGTCTCGCGCTTCCGGTTTTAGATTTGCAATGGCCGAATCCTCTCGCCGGTGTTACTGCAGCGTTCCTGCTTGCTCTAACTCGAAACAGAGACACCCCTACCTcagttttcatgattttcccaaaGACGAAGGCTTGCGAAAGTCCTGGGTGAGATTAATAAGGAGGGACGAGGGTCCGTTTTTTAATATACTCCGCGGGAGCACCCACGTATGTAGCCTGCACTTCGACAGTGCAGACATTTACGTTTCGAAAAGTGGCAGAAAACGCTTAAAACCTGGAGCTTTGCCTCGCCGTTTTGCCTGGAACAACTGGGGAAAGGACCAGACATCTCGGGAGTCCGCCTTCGATCGCGCTAGAGCTCGTCTTGGAGTTGACGTTCGTGCAGAGAATGTTGCTACTCAGGCTAACCATACAGCCGATGAAGCTAACCAAGTTTCAGCTGTGGATGAAGAGGACGAGCTACAACCTACAACAGACCATAACTACTGTGCGTGCTCTCATCCTTCAG GTGACTCTGCTGCTGAAAGGATCAGAGAATTGGAAGCCAGGGTCAGAGAATTAGAATCTCAACTCCAGGACATGTCTGCCACAACACTGCAAATCAACAGATATTGTTCAACTGATGAAGAGTTCAGATTTTACACACGGTTTACATCAGAGAAAGTCTTTTTGATCTTCTGGGATTCTGTCACCCCCTCAGCATCAAGGTTAGTCTACTGGAGTAAGGCACAGAGGGTTGAGGATGTCATGGAAATTGAGAAACCAAGTCCAAACCGGAGACTAGCACTTGTGGATGAATTCTTCATGTACTGCTGCCGTGTTGCTGTTGGCCTGAAAGAAAAGGTCTTAGCCGACATCTTTGGAGTCAGCACTGCAACTGTAAGCAGAGTAATCATAACATGGGCCAACTATTTGTACCTTGTCTTAGGATCAATGCCAATCTGGATGTCGAGGGAGCAAGTTCAAGCAACAATGCCGGAGAAGTTTACACGGTACTGTTCAAATGTGAGGGTGATTCTGGACTGTACCGAAGTCAGATGTGAAACACCATCATCTCTTACTCTCCAGTCTGAAACATTTTCAGCATACAAAAATCACACCACTTTCAAAGCATTGATAGGTGTGGCCCCATGTGGTGTGATCACATTTGTTTCAAAGCTTTTCACAGGCTCAATATCTGACCAAGAAATTACAAGGCAGTCTGGAATTCTCACATTACTGGAGCCAGGAGATGCATGCATGGCAGACAAGGGCTTCATTATTGACCAGATGCTGTCTGAGGTTGGTGCAAGTCTCATTATCCCCCCTTTCAAACGAGGTACCTGCTTCAGCAAAgaggaaacagaaaaaacacaagcAATAGCTCGTCTCCGGATCCTGGTGGAGAGAGCTATCAGGAGAGTCAAGGAATACCACATTTGGGACACAACCATTCCTCTGACCCTCTCAGGCTCAGTCAATCAGCTATGGACTAACTGCTGTTTAATGACAAATTACCAAGGACCGTTAGAAAAAAAGAGCAATTTACCAGTTTAA